In Primulina huaijiensis isolate GDHJ02 chromosome 6, ASM1229523v2, whole genome shotgun sequence, a single window of DNA contains:
- the LOC140978449 gene encoding uncharacterized protein isoform X7, translated as MDVSPPPLVGISPVVQLQDCIKDLLEFTLISSIQGKIHCGLSNAYCANLLRADPSDPLPTNDEHFRGIPSYPLYKRVARSLYQSIYSGAFCVSNEELTPVHDDLSFKRKQDEWNKLIVEEGTTLMTMLEEVDFELQVQEPFFSQLSDGLKIVEGRCAVGVYRRIKLGGVILLNKCVMFQVQDVHQYASFHDLLEAESLEKVLPGVKSIEEGVQIYRAFYSEEKESSNGVLAICVRKPTSQLYQIMTSIIQGLSYEGIQRLLGFVHSVGTVPELLPPPPSTLLSTFLELHNPHVKSSTLTAGARALAKHASRSSKGYWGTLRGSVS; from the exons ATGGATGTATCGCCGCCGCCGCTGGTGGGAATTTCCCCTGTTGTGCAACTGCAGGACTGCATAAAAGATCTGCTGGAATTCACCCTGATTTCCTCCATTCAAGGGAAAATCCACTGCGGGCTTTCAAATGCTTACTGCGCTAACCTTCTCAGAGCTGACCCCTCCGATCCCCTGCCCACTAATGATG AGCATTTTAGAGGAATTCCATCGTACCCTTTATATAAGCGTGTGGCCCGGTCTCTTTATCAGTCCATATATTCTGGAGCCTTTTGTGTGTCAAATGAAGAACTTACACCAGTGCATGATGACTTGTCCTTCAAGAGGAAACAAGATGAATGGAATAAGCTGATTGTGGAAGAGGGTACCACTTTAATGACA aTGCTGGAAGAAGTGGACTTTGAGCTTCAAGTGCAGGAGCCTTTCTTTTCCCAGCTCAGCG ATGGACTAAAAATTGTTGAAGGAAGGTGTGCTGTCGGTGTCTACAGAAg AATCAAGCTTGGCGGTGTAATTCTGCTCAACAAATGTGTGATGTTTCAAGTTCAG GATGTCCATCAATATGCTTCATTTCATGATCTGTTGGAAGCAGAGAGTCTTGAAAAAGTTCTTCCAGGAGTAAAAAGTATTGAAGAAG GTGTGCAAATCTATAGAGCCTTTTACTCTGAAGAGAAGGAAAGTTCAAATGGTGTCCTTGCTATATGTGTCAGAAAACCAACTTCCCAGCTATACCAAATAATGACGTCCATTATTCAA GGACTGAGCTATGAAGGAATTCAAAGACTACTGGGCTTTGTCCATTCTGTCGGAACAGTTCCTGAACTACTTCCTCCCCCACCATCCACTCTGCTCTCCACCTTTTTGGAACTACATAATCCACAT gTAAAAAGTTCAACCTTGACAGCTGGTGCCAGGGCCCTAGCAAAGCATGCCAGTAGAAGCAGCAAAGGATACTGGGGTACCTTACGTGGAAGTG TGTCATAG
- the LOC140978449 gene encoding uncharacterized protein isoform X1, whose amino-acid sequence MDVSPPPLVGISPVVQLQDCIKDLLEFTLISSIQGKIHCGLSNAYCANLLRADPSDPLPTNDEHFRGIPSYPLYKRVARSLYQSIYSGAFCVSNEELTPVHDDLSFKRKQDEWNKLIVEEGTTLMTMLEEVDFELQVQEPFFSQLSDGLKIVEGRCAVGVYRRIKLGGVILLNKCVMFQVQDVHQYASFHDLLEAESLEKVLPGVKSIEEGVQIYRAFYSEEKESSNGVLAICVRKPTSQLYQIMTSIIQGLSYEGIQRLLGFVHSVGTVPELLPPPPSTLLSTFLELHNPHVKSSTLTAGARALAKHASRSSKGYWGTLRGSDSEKNRHSLDVISCLLSHCTWLNIHIVPPHGIVLEIRIAEGYGARWSEDGTKVYDFIGFLEPYMVDGFLKGWKH is encoded by the exons ATGGATGTATCGCCGCCGCCGCTGGTGGGAATTTCCCCTGTTGTGCAACTGCAGGACTGCATAAAAGATCTGCTGGAATTCACCCTGATTTCCTCCATTCAAGGGAAAATCCACTGCGGGCTTTCAAATGCTTACTGCGCTAACCTTCTCAGAGCTGACCCCTCCGATCCCCTGCCCACTAATGATG AGCATTTTAGAGGAATTCCATCGTACCCTTTATATAAGCGTGTGGCCCGGTCTCTTTATCAGTCCATATATTCTGGAGCCTTTTGTGTGTCAAATGAAGAACTTACACCAGTGCATGATGACTTGTCCTTCAAGAGGAAACAAGATGAATGGAATAAGCTGATTGTGGAAGAGGGTACCACTTTAATGACA aTGCTGGAAGAAGTGGACTTTGAGCTTCAAGTGCAGGAGCCTTTCTTTTCCCAGCTCAGCG ATGGACTAAAAATTGTTGAAGGAAGGTGTGCTGTCGGTGTCTACAGAAg AATCAAGCTTGGCGGTGTAATTCTGCTCAACAAATGTGTGATGTTTCAAGTTCAG GATGTCCATCAATATGCTTCATTTCATGATCTGTTGGAAGCAGAGAGTCTTGAAAAAGTTCTTCCAGGAGTAAAAAGTATTGAAGAAG GTGTGCAAATCTATAGAGCCTTTTACTCTGAAGAGAAGGAAAGTTCAAATGGTGTCCTTGCTATATGTGTCAGAAAACCAACTTCCCAGCTATACCAAATAATGACGTCCATTATTCAA GGACTGAGCTATGAAGGAATTCAAAGACTACTGGGCTTTGTCCATTCTGTCGGAACAGTTCCTGAACTACTTCCTCCCCCACCATCCACTCTGCTCTCCACCTTTTTGGAACTACATAATCCACAT gTAAAAAGTTCAACCTTGACAGCTGGTGCCAGGGCCCTAGCAAAGCATGCCAGTAGAAGCAGCAAAGGATACTGGGGTACCTTACGTGGAAGTG ATTCTGAAAAAAATAGGCACTCTCTGGATGTCATCAGTTGCTTATTGAGTCATTGTACCTGGCTAAACATTCATATCGTTCCACCTCATGGAATCGTGTTAGAGATCAGAATTGCTGAAGGTTATGGCGCACGGTGGTCTGAAGATGGGACTAAAGTATACGAT TTCATAGGATTTCTTGAGCCATATATGGTGGATGGTTTCTTGAAGGGCTGGAAGCATTAG
- the LOC140978449 gene encoding uncharacterized protein isoform X8, with protein MDVSPPPLVGISPVVQLQDCIKDLLEFTLISSIQGKIHCGLSNAYCANLLRADPSDPLPTNDEHFRGIPSYPLYKRVARSLYQSIYSGAFCVSNEELTPVHDDLSFKRKQDEWNKLIVEEGTTLMTMLEEVDFELQVQEPFFSQLSDGLKIVEGRCAVGVYRRIKLGGVILLNKCVMFQVQDVHQYASFHDLLEAESLEKVLPGVKSIEEGVQIYRAFYSEEKESSNGVLAICVRKPTSQLYQIMTSIIQGLSYEGIQRLLGFVHSVGTVPELLPPPPSTLLSTFLELHNPHLVPGP; from the exons ATGGATGTATCGCCGCCGCCGCTGGTGGGAATTTCCCCTGTTGTGCAACTGCAGGACTGCATAAAAGATCTGCTGGAATTCACCCTGATTTCCTCCATTCAAGGGAAAATCCACTGCGGGCTTTCAAATGCTTACTGCGCTAACCTTCTCAGAGCTGACCCCTCCGATCCCCTGCCCACTAATGATG AGCATTTTAGAGGAATTCCATCGTACCCTTTATATAAGCGTGTGGCCCGGTCTCTTTATCAGTCCATATATTCTGGAGCCTTTTGTGTGTCAAATGAAGAACTTACACCAGTGCATGATGACTTGTCCTTCAAGAGGAAACAAGATGAATGGAATAAGCTGATTGTGGAAGAGGGTACCACTTTAATGACA aTGCTGGAAGAAGTGGACTTTGAGCTTCAAGTGCAGGAGCCTTTCTTTTCCCAGCTCAGCG ATGGACTAAAAATTGTTGAAGGAAGGTGTGCTGTCGGTGTCTACAGAAg AATCAAGCTTGGCGGTGTAATTCTGCTCAACAAATGTGTGATGTTTCAAGTTCAG GATGTCCATCAATATGCTTCATTTCATGATCTGTTGGAAGCAGAGAGTCTTGAAAAAGTTCTTCCAGGAGTAAAAAGTATTGAAGAAG GTGTGCAAATCTATAGAGCCTTTTACTCTGAAGAGAAGGAAAGTTCAAATGGTGTCCTTGCTATATGTGTCAGAAAACCAACTTCCCAGCTATACCAAATAATGACGTCCATTATTCAA GGACTGAGCTATGAAGGAATTCAAAGACTACTGGGCTTTGTCCATTCTGTCGGAACAGTTCCTGAACTACTTCCTCCCCCACCATCCACTCTGCTCTCCACCTTTTTGGAACTACATAATCCACAT CTGGTGCCAGGGCCCTAG
- the LOC140979311 gene encoding protein SHORT-ROOT-like yields the protein MDRTSILSNEAGFLHTISNPRNNPILDQLDTQGSNFFNQPQSNNTSAASQSTDSVEDAKWASKLLTECATAMSCKDSTKIHHLLWMLNELASPYGDCDQKLASYFLQALFCKATESGHRCHRTLISVTEKSHTFDSIRKLILKFQEVSPWTTFGHVASNGAILEALEGESKIHIVDISNTLCTQWPTFLEALATRTDETPSLKLTIVITTSASVVKSVMKEIAPRMEKFARLMGVPFEFKVLSGLNRLGDLTKEGLGVQEDEALAMNCIGALRKVRVEERMDVIKMIQTLRPRVVTIVEEEADFSTNKNDFVKCFEECLRFYTAYFDMLDECFPTTSSEKLMLERECSRTIVRVLACDDESHDHGGDNERRERGVQWAERLRGSGFSSVGYSDDVIDDIKALLKRYRGGWSYVLPTGSVGDSGIYLSWKEEPVIWTSVWKP from the coding sequence ATGGATAGAACTTCAATCCTCTCAAATGAAGCTGGCTTTTTACATACAATTTCCAACCCAAGAAATAATCCAATTCTTGATCAGTTAGATACACAAGGAAGCAATTTCTTCAACCAGCCTCAAAGCAACAACACATCTGCAGCAAGCCAATCCACAGATTCGGTCGAGGATGCGAAGTGGGCATCTAAACTACTCACAGAGTGTGCCACAGCCATGTCTTGTAAGGACTCGACCAAGATCCATCATCTTCTATGGATGTTGAATGAGCTCGCTTCTCCATATGGAGATTGTGATCAAAAGTTGGCCTCTTATTTCTTGCAAGCCCTCTTTTGTAAGGCGACCGAATCCGGTCACAGGTGTCACAGAACCCTAATATCGGTTACAGAAAAGAGCCACACTTTCGATTCTATCCGAAAATTGATCCTGAAGTTTCAAGAAGTGAGCCCTTGGACAACTTTTGGTCATGTGGCATCAAATGGAGCCATTTTGGAAGCCTTAGAGGGTGAGTCCAAGATTCATATCGTTGATATAAGCAACACTTTGTGCACACAGTGGCCTACTTTTTTAGAAGCCTTAGCTACAAGGACCGatgaaacgcctagtttaaAGCTGACTATTGTCATAACAACCAGCGCCAGCGTCGTTAAGTCGGTTATGAAGGAGATAGCTCCAAGAATGGAGAAGTTTGCAAGGCTCATGGGCGTGCCCTTCGAGTTCAAGGTCTTGAGCGGCCTAAACCGGTTAGGCGACCTTACAAAAGAGGGTTTGGGGGTTCAAGAAGATGAAGCTTTGGCTATGAATTGTATTGGAGCATTGAGAAAAGTTCGTGTTGAAGAAAGAATGGATGTCATCAAAATGATCCAAACCCTAAGACCTAGGGTTGTCACAATAGTTGAAGAAGAGGCTGATTTTTCCACTAATAAAAACGACTTCGTTAAGTGCTTCGAAGAATGTTTGAGGTTCTATACAGCATACTTTGACATGTTAGACGAGTGTTTCCCAACTACTAGCAGTGAGAAGTTGATGTTGGAGAGAGAGTGTTCCAGAACCATAGTGAGGGTTTTGGCTTGTGACGACGAAAGTCATGATCATGGAGGGGATAATGAGAGGAGGGAGAGGGGGGTTCAATGGGCGGAAAGGCTCCGGGGTTCGGGTTTTTCATCAGTTGGATATAGCGACGACGTCATCGATGATATCAAGGCATTGCTTAAGCGATATCGAGGAGGGTGGTCGTACGTATTACCCACCGGTTCGGTTGGTGATTCAGGTATTTATTTGAGTTGGAAAGAAGAACCTGTAATCTGGACTTCAGTGTGGAAACCctaa
- the LOC140978449 gene encoding uncharacterized protein isoform X2, translating into MDVSPPPLVGISPVVQLQDCIKDLLEFTLISSIQGKIHCGLSNAYCANLLRADPSDPLPTNDEHFRGIPSYPLYKRVARSLYQSIYSGAFCVSNEELTPVHDDLSFKRKQDEWNKLIVEEGTTLMTMLEEVDFELQVQEPFFSQLSDGLKIVEGRCAVGVYRRIKLGGVILLNKCVMFQVQDVHQYASFHDLLEAESLEKVLPGVKSIEEGVQIYRAFYSEEKESSNGVLAICVRKPTSQLYQIMTSIIQGLSYEGIQRLLGFVHSVGTVPELLPPPPSTLLSTFLELHNPHVKSSTLTAGARALAKHASRSSKGYWGTLRGSDSEKNRHSLDVISCLLSHCTWLNIHIVPPHGIVLEIRIAEGYGARWSEDGTKFIGFLEPYMVDGFLKGWKH; encoded by the exons ATGGATGTATCGCCGCCGCCGCTGGTGGGAATTTCCCCTGTTGTGCAACTGCAGGACTGCATAAAAGATCTGCTGGAATTCACCCTGATTTCCTCCATTCAAGGGAAAATCCACTGCGGGCTTTCAAATGCTTACTGCGCTAACCTTCTCAGAGCTGACCCCTCCGATCCCCTGCCCACTAATGATG AGCATTTTAGAGGAATTCCATCGTACCCTTTATATAAGCGTGTGGCCCGGTCTCTTTATCAGTCCATATATTCTGGAGCCTTTTGTGTGTCAAATGAAGAACTTACACCAGTGCATGATGACTTGTCCTTCAAGAGGAAACAAGATGAATGGAATAAGCTGATTGTGGAAGAGGGTACCACTTTAATGACA aTGCTGGAAGAAGTGGACTTTGAGCTTCAAGTGCAGGAGCCTTTCTTTTCCCAGCTCAGCG ATGGACTAAAAATTGTTGAAGGAAGGTGTGCTGTCGGTGTCTACAGAAg AATCAAGCTTGGCGGTGTAATTCTGCTCAACAAATGTGTGATGTTTCAAGTTCAG GATGTCCATCAATATGCTTCATTTCATGATCTGTTGGAAGCAGAGAGTCTTGAAAAAGTTCTTCCAGGAGTAAAAAGTATTGAAGAAG GTGTGCAAATCTATAGAGCCTTTTACTCTGAAGAGAAGGAAAGTTCAAATGGTGTCCTTGCTATATGTGTCAGAAAACCAACTTCCCAGCTATACCAAATAATGACGTCCATTATTCAA GGACTGAGCTATGAAGGAATTCAAAGACTACTGGGCTTTGTCCATTCTGTCGGAACAGTTCCTGAACTACTTCCTCCCCCACCATCCACTCTGCTCTCCACCTTTTTGGAACTACATAATCCACAT gTAAAAAGTTCAACCTTGACAGCTGGTGCCAGGGCCCTAGCAAAGCATGCCAGTAGAAGCAGCAAAGGATACTGGGGTACCTTACGTGGAAGTG ATTCTGAAAAAAATAGGCACTCTCTGGATGTCATCAGTTGCTTATTGAGTCATTGTACCTGGCTAAACATTCATATCGTTCCACCTCATGGAATCGTGTTAGAGATCAGAATTGCTGAAGGTTATGGCGCACGGTGGTCTGAAGATGGGACTAAA TTCATAGGATTTCTTGAGCCATATATGGTGGATGGTTTCTTGAAGGGCTGGAAGCATTAG
- the LOC140978449 gene encoding uncharacterized protein isoform X4, which yields MDVSPPPLVGISPVVQLQDCIKDLLEFTLISSIQGKIHCGLSNAYCANLLRADPSDPLPTNDEHFRGIPSYPLYKRVARSLYQSIYSGAFCVSNEELTPVHDDLSFKRKQDEWNKLIVEEGTTLMTMLEEVDFELQVQEPFFSQLSDGLKIVEGRCAVGVYRRIKLGGVILLNKCVMFQVQDVHQYASFHDLLEAESLEKVLPGVKSIEEGVQIYRAFYSEEKESSNGVLAICVRKPTSQLYQIMTSIIQGLSYEGIQRLLGFVHSVGTVPELLPPPPSTLLSTFLELHNPHVKSSTLTAGARALAKHASRSSKGYWGTLRGSGQFNLINFLHN from the exons ATGGATGTATCGCCGCCGCCGCTGGTGGGAATTTCCCCTGTTGTGCAACTGCAGGACTGCATAAAAGATCTGCTGGAATTCACCCTGATTTCCTCCATTCAAGGGAAAATCCACTGCGGGCTTTCAAATGCTTACTGCGCTAACCTTCTCAGAGCTGACCCCTCCGATCCCCTGCCCACTAATGATG AGCATTTTAGAGGAATTCCATCGTACCCTTTATATAAGCGTGTGGCCCGGTCTCTTTATCAGTCCATATATTCTGGAGCCTTTTGTGTGTCAAATGAAGAACTTACACCAGTGCATGATGACTTGTCCTTCAAGAGGAAACAAGATGAATGGAATAAGCTGATTGTGGAAGAGGGTACCACTTTAATGACA aTGCTGGAAGAAGTGGACTTTGAGCTTCAAGTGCAGGAGCCTTTCTTTTCCCAGCTCAGCG ATGGACTAAAAATTGTTGAAGGAAGGTGTGCTGTCGGTGTCTACAGAAg AATCAAGCTTGGCGGTGTAATTCTGCTCAACAAATGTGTGATGTTTCAAGTTCAG GATGTCCATCAATATGCTTCATTTCATGATCTGTTGGAAGCAGAGAGTCTTGAAAAAGTTCTTCCAGGAGTAAAAAGTATTGAAGAAG GTGTGCAAATCTATAGAGCCTTTTACTCTGAAGAGAAGGAAAGTTCAAATGGTGTCCTTGCTATATGTGTCAGAAAACCAACTTCCCAGCTATACCAAATAATGACGTCCATTATTCAA GGACTGAGCTATGAAGGAATTCAAAGACTACTGGGCTTTGTCCATTCTGTCGGAACAGTTCCTGAACTACTTCCTCCCCCACCATCCACTCTGCTCTCCACCTTTTTGGAACTACATAATCCACAT gTAAAAAGTTCAACCTTGACAGCTGGTGCCAGGGCCCTAGCAAAGCATGCCAGTAGAAGCAGCAAAGGATACTGGGGTACCTTACGTGGAAGTGGTCAGTTCAATTTGATTAATTTTCTTCATAATTGA
- the LOC140978449 gene encoding uncharacterized protein isoform X9, translating to MTMLEEVDFELQVQEPFFSQLSDGLKIVEGRCAVGVYRRIKLGGVILLNKCVMFQVQDVHQYASFHDLLEAESLEKVLPGVKSIEEGVQIYRAFYSEEKESSNGVLAICVRKPTSQLYQIMTSIIQGLSYEGIQRLLGFVHSVGTVPELLPPPPSTLLSTFLELHNPHVKSSTLTAGARALAKHASRSSKGYWGTLRGSDSEKNRHSLDVISCLLSHCTWLNIHIVPPHGIVLEIRIAEGYGARWSEDGTKVYDFIGFLEPYMVDGFLKGWKH from the exons ATGACA aTGCTGGAAGAAGTGGACTTTGAGCTTCAAGTGCAGGAGCCTTTCTTTTCCCAGCTCAGCG ATGGACTAAAAATTGTTGAAGGAAGGTGTGCTGTCGGTGTCTACAGAAg AATCAAGCTTGGCGGTGTAATTCTGCTCAACAAATGTGTGATGTTTCAAGTTCAG GATGTCCATCAATATGCTTCATTTCATGATCTGTTGGAAGCAGAGAGTCTTGAAAAAGTTCTTCCAGGAGTAAAAAGTATTGAAGAAG GTGTGCAAATCTATAGAGCCTTTTACTCTGAAGAGAAGGAAAGTTCAAATGGTGTCCTTGCTATATGTGTCAGAAAACCAACTTCCCAGCTATACCAAATAATGACGTCCATTATTCAA GGACTGAGCTATGAAGGAATTCAAAGACTACTGGGCTTTGTCCATTCTGTCGGAACAGTTCCTGAACTACTTCCTCCCCCACCATCCACTCTGCTCTCCACCTTTTTGGAACTACATAATCCACAT gTAAAAAGTTCAACCTTGACAGCTGGTGCCAGGGCCCTAGCAAAGCATGCCAGTAGAAGCAGCAAAGGATACTGGGGTACCTTACGTGGAAGTG ATTCTGAAAAAAATAGGCACTCTCTGGATGTCATCAGTTGCTTATTGAGTCATTGTACCTGGCTAAACATTCATATCGTTCCACCTCATGGAATCGTGTTAGAGATCAGAATTGCTGAAGGTTATGGCGCACGGTGGTCTGAAGATGGGACTAAAGTATACGAT TTCATAGGATTTCTTGAGCCATATATGGTGGATGGTTTCTTGAAGGGCTGGAAGCATTAG
- the LOC140978449 gene encoding uncharacterized protein isoform X6: MDVSPPPLVGISPVVQLQDCIKDLLEFTLISSIQGKIHCGLSNAYCANLLRADPSDPLPTNDEHFRGIPSYPLYKRVARSLYQSIYSGAFCVSNEELTPVHDDLSFKRKQDEWNKLIVEEGTTLMTMLEEVDFELQVQEPFFSQLSDGLKIVEGRCAVGVYRRIKLGGVILLNKCVMFQVQDVHQYASFHDLLEAESLEKVLPGVKSIEEGVQIYRAFYSEEKESSNGVLAICVRKPTSQLYQIMTSIIQGLSYEGIQRLLGFVHSVGTVPELLPPPPSTLLSTFLELHNPHVKSSTLTAGARALAKHASRSSKGYWGTLRGSVHRIS, encoded by the exons ATGGATGTATCGCCGCCGCCGCTGGTGGGAATTTCCCCTGTTGTGCAACTGCAGGACTGCATAAAAGATCTGCTGGAATTCACCCTGATTTCCTCCATTCAAGGGAAAATCCACTGCGGGCTTTCAAATGCTTACTGCGCTAACCTTCTCAGAGCTGACCCCTCCGATCCCCTGCCCACTAATGATG AGCATTTTAGAGGAATTCCATCGTACCCTTTATATAAGCGTGTGGCCCGGTCTCTTTATCAGTCCATATATTCTGGAGCCTTTTGTGTGTCAAATGAAGAACTTACACCAGTGCATGATGACTTGTCCTTCAAGAGGAAACAAGATGAATGGAATAAGCTGATTGTGGAAGAGGGTACCACTTTAATGACA aTGCTGGAAGAAGTGGACTTTGAGCTTCAAGTGCAGGAGCCTTTCTTTTCCCAGCTCAGCG ATGGACTAAAAATTGTTGAAGGAAGGTGTGCTGTCGGTGTCTACAGAAg AATCAAGCTTGGCGGTGTAATTCTGCTCAACAAATGTGTGATGTTTCAAGTTCAG GATGTCCATCAATATGCTTCATTTCATGATCTGTTGGAAGCAGAGAGTCTTGAAAAAGTTCTTCCAGGAGTAAAAAGTATTGAAGAAG GTGTGCAAATCTATAGAGCCTTTTACTCTGAAGAGAAGGAAAGTTCAAATGGTGTCCTTGCTATATGTGTCAGAAAACCAACTTCCCAGCTATACCAAATAATGACGTCCATTATTCAA GGACTGAGCTATGAAGGAATTCAAAGACTACTGGGCTTTGTCCATTCTGTCGGAACAGTTCCTGAACTACTTCCTCCCCCACCATCCACTCTGCTCTCCACCTTTTTGGAACTACATAATCCACAT gTAAAAAGTTCAACCTTGACAGCTGGTGCCAGGGCCCTAGCAAAGCATGCCAGTAGAAGCAGCAAAGGATACTGGGGTACCTTACGTGGAAGTG TTCATAGGATTTCTTGA
- the LOC140978449 gene encoding uncharacterized protein isoform X3 — protein MDVSPPPLVGISPVVQLQDCIKDLLEFTLISSIQGKIHCGLSNAYCANLLRADPSDPLPTNDEHFRGIPSYPLYKRVARSLYQSIYSGAFCVSNEELTPVHDDLSFKRKQDEWNKLIVEEGTTLMTMLEEVDFELQVQEPFFSQLSDGLKIVEGRCAVGVYRRIKLGGVILLNKCVMFQVQDVHQYASFHDLLEAESLEKVLPGVKSIEEGVQIYRAFYSEEKESSNGVLAICVRKPTSQLYQIMTSIIQGLSYEGIQRLLGFVHSVGTVPELLPPPPSTLLSTFLELHNPHVKSSTLTAGARALAKHASRSSKGYWGTLRGSACMLVYELINSDLQDSLLVGCQVAR, from the exons ATGGATGTATCGCCGCCGCCGCTGGTGGGAATTTCCCCTGTTGTGCAACTGCAGGACTGCATAAAAGATCTGCTGGAATTCACCCTGATTTCCTCCATTCAAGGGAAAATCCACTGCGGGCTTTCAAATGCTTACTGCGCTAACCTTCTCAGAGCTGACCCCTCCGATCCCCTGCCCACTAATGATG AGCATTTTAGAGGAATTCCATCGTACCCTTTATATAAGCGTGTGGCCCGGTCTCTTTATCAGTCCATATATTCTGGAGCCTTTTGTGTGTCAAATGAAGAACTTACACCAGTGCATGATGACTTGTCCTTCAAGAGGAAACAAGATGAATGGAATAAGCTGATTGTGGAAGAGGGTACCACTTTAATGACA aTGCTGGAAGAAGTGGACTTTGAGCTTCAAGTGCAGGAGCCTTTCTTTTCCCAGCTCAGCG ATGGACTAAAAATTGTTGAAGGAAGGTGTGCTGTCGGTGTCTACAGAAg AATCAAGCTTGGCGGTGTAATTCTGCTCAACAAATGTGTGATGTTTCAAGTTCAG GATGTCCATCAATATGCTTCATTTCATGATCTGTTGGAAGCAGAGAGTCTTGAAAAAGTTCTTCCAGGAGTAAAAAGTATTGAAGAAG GTGTGCAAATCTATAGAGCCTTTTACTCTGAAGAGAAGGAAAGTTCAAATGGTGTCCTTGCTATATGTGTCAGAAAACCAACTTCCCAGCTATACCAAATAATGACGTCCATTATTCAA GGACTGAGCTATGAAGGAATTCAAAGACTACTGGGCTTTGTCCATTCTGTCGGAACAGTTCCTGAACTACTTCCTCCCCCACCATCCACTCTGCTCTCCACCTTTTTGGAACTACATAATCCACAT gTAAAAAGTTCAACCTTGACAGCTGGTGCCAGGGCCCTAGCAAAGCATGCCAGTAGAAGCAGCAAAGGATACTGGGGTACCTTACGTGGAAGTG CTTGCATGCTGGTTTATGAGCTTATAAATAGTGATCTTCAAGACAGTTTGCTGGTGGGCTGTCAAGTTGCACGCTAA
- the LOC140978449 gene encoding uncharacterized protein isoform X5, giving the protein MLTALTFSELTPPIPCPLMMSIYSGAFCVSNEELTPVHDDLSFKRKQDEWNKLIVEEGTTLMTMLEEVDFELQVQEPFFSQLSDGLKIVEGRCAVGVYRRIKLGGVILLNKCVMFQVQDVHQYASFHDLLEAESLEKVLPGVKSIEEGVQIYRAFYSEEKESSNGVLAICVRKPTSQLYQIMTSIIQGLSYEGIQRLLGFVHSVGTVPELLPPPPSTLLSTFLELHNPHVKSSTLTAGARALAKHASRSSKGYWGTLRGSDSEKNRHSLDVISCLLSHCTWLNIHIVPPHGIVLEIRIAEGYGARWSEDGTKVYDFIGFLEPYMVDGFLKGWKH; this is encoded by the exons ATGCTTACTGCGCTAACCTTCTCAGAGCTGACCCCTCCGATCCCCTGCCCACTAATGATG TCCATATATTCTGGAGCCTTTTGTGTGTCAAATGAAGAACTTACACCAGTGCATGATGACTTGTCCTTCAAGAGGAAACAAGATGAATGGAATAAGCTGATTGTGGAAGAGGGTACCACTTTAATGACA aTGCTGGAAGAAGTGGACTTTGAGCTTCAAGTGCAGGAGCCTTTCTTTTCCCAGCTCAGCG ATGGACTAAAAATTGTTGAAGGAAGGTGTGCTGTCGGTGTCTACAGAAg AATCAAGCTTGGCGGTGTAATTCTGCTCAACAAATGTGTGATGTTTCAAGTTCAG GATGTCCATCAATATGCTTCATTTCATGATCTGTTGGAAGCAGAGAGTCTTGAAAAAGTTCTTCCAGGAGTAAAAAGTATTGAAGAAG GTGTGCAAATCTATAGAGCCTTTTACTCTGAAGAGAAGGAAAGTTCAAATGGTGTCCTTGCTATATGTGTCAGAAAACCAACTTCCCAGCTATACCAAATAATGACGTCCATTATTCAA GGACTGAGCTATGAAGGAATTCAAAGACTACTGGGCTTTGTCCATTCTGTCGGAACAGTTCCTGAACTACTTCCTCCCCCACCATCCACTCTGCTCTCCACCTTTTTGGAACTACATAATCCACAT gTAAAAAGTTCAACCTTGACAGCTGGTGCCAGGGCCCTAGCAAAGCATGCCAGTAGAAGCAGCAAAGGATACTGGGGTACCTTACGTGGAAGTG ATTCTGAAAAAAATAGGCACTCTCTGGATGTCATCAGTTGCTTATTGAGTCATTGTACCTGGCTAAACATTCATATCGTTCCACCTCATGGAATCGTGTTAGAGATCAGAATTGCTGAAGGTTATGGCGCACGGTGGTCTGAAGATGGGACTAAAGTATACGAT TTCATAGGATTTCTTGAGCCATATATGGTGGATGGTTTCTTGAAGGGCTGGAAGCATTAG